The Primulina tabacum isolate GXHZ01 chromosome 7, ASM2559414v2, whole genome shotgun sequence genome includes a window with the following:
- the LOC142551850 gene encoding CAAX prenyl protease 2 — protein sequence MRLLFQTTLSALSPVDPVDGNTMVPMEHQGYDGVGDDITKSGAVAACTAMAVFYVAILYSPTLILRLPQPTSFKSFMVRRFVCAAVSSIVCLGFCSLILPIRKWDASLLFGVYDIRLDHIWQALIYPISLTSCMYMGSFVRNLLSVLEARNKYLNVGGNPSLFCKNFFQRFINQAASIVSSISSWRNYFVAPLTEELVFRACMIPLLLCGGFSTYVVIFLCPTFFSLAHLNHFLEFYVREDYTFLKACSVVGFQLGYTVIFGAYASFLLIRTGHLSAPLIAHIFCNFMGLPAMFSRRSGMVSVAFVVGMLGFLWLLFPLTNPLLYNNITEDCECWHRYCTWS from the exons ATGCGCCTACTTTTTCAGACAACACTCAGTGCATTGTCGCCTGTGGATCCCGTAGACGGCAATACGATGGTGCCAATGGAACACCAAGGCTACGATGGCGTGGGTGATGACATCACAAAGTCAGGGGCGGTGGCTGCGTGCACCGCGATGGCGGTGTTTTACGTTGCGATTCTCTACTCGCCTACGCTGATTCTCCGATTACCTCAGCCAACCTCTTTCAAATCCTTTATGGTGCGACGTTTCGTATGCGCAGCAGTTTCCTCGATTGTCTGTCTCGGTTTTTGCTCCCTAATCCTCCCT ATAAGGAAGTGGGATGCATCACTTCTATTTGGTGTTTATGACATCAGGCTGGATCATATC TGGCAAGCTTTGATCTATCCCATTTCACTGACTTCCTGCATGTACATGGGGTCTTTTGTGCGGAATCTTTTATCGGTACTCGAAGCAAGGAACAAATATTTGAATGTAGGTGGAAATCCATCACTTTTTTGCAAAAACTTTTTCCAAAGGTTCATCAATCAAGCAGCTTCAATCGTCTCCAGTATTTCATCCTGGCGTAACTATTTCGTG GCACCACTGACTGAAGAACTGGTGTTCAGAGCTTGCATGATTCCTTTGTTACTCTGTGGAGGGTTCAGCACTTATGTGGTCATATTCCTCTGTCCTACTTTTTTCAGTTTAG CTCATTTAAACCACTTTTTGGAGTTCTATGTCCGTGAAGACTATACCTTTCTCAAAGCTTGTTCAGTTGTAG GTTTCCAATTAGGCTACACTGTCATATTTGGGGCTTATGCATCCTTTCTACTTATTCGCACTG GACATTTATCTGCTCCACTGATTGCTCATATATTTTGCAACTTTATGGGCTTGCCTGCAATGTTTTCACGTAGATCTG GGATGGTGAGTGTGGCATTTGTAGTGGGAATGCTGGGATTCTTGTGGCTACTTTTCCCATTAACGAATCCCCTTTTGTATAACAATATAACAGAGGATTGCGAGTGTTGGCATAGATACTGTACTTGGAGCTAA
- the LOC142551851 gene encoding F-box/LRR-repeat protein At1g67190-like has product MEFLPVEVVGNILSQLGTARDVVIASATCRKWQEAWRNHLHALSFDSSDWPSYHEFSTSRLEILITQTILQTNGLQSLSIIMDDVDEFSAAPVIAWLMYTRETLRHLRYNVRTTPNINILEKCGRQKLEILALSHNTITGVEPSYQKLPCLRSLSLSYVSISALDLSLLLTICPKIESLTLISLDIVMSDLQATMDLSSNSLKDIFVEAISLDKFILEADSLEKLHLKDCTLEVFELVGKGMLRFLKIDDVSVIHLDIGENAENLEVVDVSNFTIMWAKFHHMISRSPKLKKLRLWGVVFDDEDEIVDMETISSCFPLLNHLSLNYDLKEAAVQYGLQGSFVLDNVILLELGWTVISDLFTMWVSGLLEKCPRLKKLVIHGVVSETKTHEECNMLANFTSSIVRLMRKYLHIEVKFEYE; this is encoded by the coding sequence ATGGAGTTTCTTCCGGTTGAGGTCGTTGGTAATATATTATCACAGCTTGGGACTGCTCGGGATGTCGTAATTGCATCTGCGACTTGCCGGAAATGGCAAGAGGCTTGGAGGAATCATCTCCATGCACTTTCATTTGATTCAAGTGATTGGCCTTCGTATCACGAGTTTTCCACGAGTAGACTTGAGATACTTATTACTCAAACAATTCTCCAAACCAACGGACTGCAATCTCTTTCTATCATTATGGATGACGTGGACGAATTCTCTGCCGCCCCTGTTATTGCGTGGCTCATGTACACTAGGGAAACATTGCGCCACTTACGATACAATGTAAGGACAACTCCCAACATCAACATTCTCGAAAAATGTGGTAGGCAGAAGCTTGAAATCTTGGCTTTGTCTCACAATACTATTACCGGAGTTGAACCAAGTTATCAGAAATTGCCTTGCCTGCGATCTCTTTCTCTGAGTTATGTCAGTATATCGGCTTTGGATCTGAGTCTTCTTCTTACCATTTGTCCTAAGATTGAATCTTTGACCTTAATTAGTCTCGATATTGTCATGTCAGATCTGCAAGCAACAATGGACCTGAGTAGTAACTCATTAAAGGATATTTTTGTTGAGGCGATCAGCTTGGATAAATTTATTCTGGAAGCTGATAGCTTAGAGAAGTTGCACTTGAAAGATTGTACGCTCGAAGTTTTCGAGCTTGTTGGCAAGGGGATGTTGAGATTCTTGAAGATTGATGATGTTAGTGTGATTCATCTCGATATTGGTGAGAATGCTGAGAATCTGGAGGTTGTGGATGTGAGCAATTTCACAATCATGTGGGCAAAGTTTCACCACATGATCTCACGGTCACCGAAGTTGAAAAAACTTAGACTTTGGGGTGTTGTATTTGATGACGAGGATGAGATTGTTGATATGGAGACTATTTCTTCATGTTTTCCATTACTGAATCATCTATCCCTGAACTATGATCTTAAAGAGGCGGCGGTGCAGTATGGTTTACAAGGTTCGTTTGTTTTAGATaatgtgattttgttggaacTTGGGTGGACGGTGATAAGCGACCTTTTTACAATGTGGGTTTCGGGACTTCTTGAAAAGTGCCCTCGTCTCAAAAAGTTGGTCATCCATGGGGTCGTGTCAGAGACCAAAACCCACGAAGAGTGCAACATGTTAGCCAACTTTACTTCATCTATTGTAAGACTTATGCGGAAATACCTACACATAGAGGTTAAATTTGAATATGAGTAG